In one Streptomyces marincola genomic region, the following are encoded:
- a CDS encoding VWA domain-containing protein: MTGIFLSKGANVPVAADSVRAELSWDASAPGAPDADASALLLTGDGKVRGDGDFVFYNQPVHASGAVRHAGKRPGADAVEVDLRALEPGIERVVLAASADGGTFGELSGLRLVLSDAVGGAELARFDMSAERETAFVGGELYLRNGQWKFRAVGQGYDTGLEGLATDFGIAVEEEEPEAPAPAPAPVQVPVPPAPPAPAPVQAPAPPSAPAPAPPVQAPPAPAGAGNGLEKLPGEMRERLSLRKQRVAVSLDKHGAPPGVRARIVLVLDASGSMTSLYRKGVVKDTVERMAAVAAALDDDGRMQAWTFASNPAQLPDLDLGELPAWLDLHVRVGGDNPWSRPAGGSFFRRKKEPRAAPPVRQPGQIDMKLIGYGNEEQKVIHLVRTYVRKRPADEPTLVLFFSDGGVHRNREIEQQLRGAEDEPLFWQFVGLGRSNFGVLKKFDELPGRRIDNVGFFAVDDISRVSDEELYDRLLSEFPKWLKAATALGIIRR, encoded by the coding sequence CGATTCCGTGCGTGCGGAGTTGAGTTGGGACGCGTCGGCGCCCGGTGCGCCGGACGCCGACGCGTCGGCGCTGCTGCTGACGGGGGACGGCAAGGTGCGCGGCGACGGCGACTTCGTCTTCTACAACCAGCCCGTGCACGCCTCGGGCGCCGTCCGGCACGCGGGCAAGCGGCCCGGTGCGGACGCGGTCGAGGTGGACCTGCGCGCACTCGAACCAGGGATTGAACGCGTGGTGCTGGCCGCCTCGGCGGACGGCGGCACGTTCGGCGAGCTGAGCGGGCTGCGGCTGGTGCTCTCGGACGCCGTCGGCGGCGCGGAGCTGGCGCGGTTCGACATGAGCGCGGAGCGCGAGACGGCGTTCGTCGGCGGGGAGTTGTACCTGCGGAACGGGCAGTGGAAGTTCCGCGCGGTGGGTCAGGGGTACGACACGGGCCTGGAAGGGCTCGCGACCGACTTCGGCATCGCCGTCGAGGAGGAGGAGCCGGAGGCGCCCGCGCCTGCGCCCGCGCCCGTTCAGGTGCCAGTGCCGCCCGCGCCCCCCGCGCCCGCGCCCGTTCAGGCGCCCGCGCCGCCGAGTGCTCCGGCGCCCGCGCCGCCCGTTCAGGCGCCCCCTGCGCCCGCCGGCGCGGGGAACGGGCTTGAGAAGCTGCCCGGCGAGATGCGGGAGCGGCTGTCGCTGCGCAAGCAGCGGGTGGCGGTCAGCCTCGACAAGCACGGGGCGCCGCCCGGTGTGCGGGCGCGGATCGTGCTGGTGCTGGACGCGTCGGGCTCGATGACGTCGCTGTACCGCAAGGGCGTGGTCAAGGACACGGTCGAGCGCATGGCGGCCGTGGCCGCCGCACTGGACGACGACGGCCGGATGCAGGCGTGGACGTTCGCCAGCAACCCCGCCCAGCTGCCGGACCTGGACCTCGGCGAGCTGCCCGCGTGGCTCGACCTGCACGTCCGCGTCGGCGGCGACAACCCGTGGTCGCGCCCCGCGGGCGGCTCGTTCTTCCGCAGGAAGAAGGAGCCGCGGGCGGCGCCCCCGGTCCGGCAGCCGGGCCAGATCGACATGAAGCTGATCGGCTACGGCAACGAGGAGCAGAAGGTCATCCACCTCGTCCGCACCTACGTGCGCAAGCGCCCGGCCGACGAGCCGACCCTGGTCCTCTTCTTCTCCGACGGCGGTGTCCACCGCAACCGCGAGATCGAGCAGCAGTTGCGGGGGGCGGAGGACGAGCCGCTGTTCTGGCAGTTCGTCGGCCTCGGCAGGTCGAACTTCGGGGTGCTCAAGAAGTTCGACGAGCTGCCGGGCCGCCGCATCGACAACGTCGGGTTCTTCGCCGTCGACGACATCTCCCGGGTGTCCGACGAGGAGCTGTACGACCGGCTGCTCTCGGAGTTCCCGAAGTGGCTGAAGGCGGCGACGGCGCTCGGGATCATCCGGAGGTAG